In Carya illinoinensis cultivar Pawnee chromosome 6, C.illinoinensisPawnee_v1, whole genome shotgun sequence, a single genomic region encodes these proteins:
- the LOC122314380 gene encoding uncharacterized protein LOC122314380, producing the protein MKGPGAIEVAKTVLEVADVAWTAMEHHQHHHHHNQEPAETETETNSDDQLESLRSENRRLRNLLDQNLRLLQDLSESSFSSNDCPSDLYARLVATVDSEQFLTRLSSLQQASVNGTSNEFPFKEASVDDVHSAEVLVKVDNEEPSWWVWVTDEMVPSNVEEWSGIDNESYIVVSEEHVVDGVANFMARCIMSNPRARNLTPEELQKTVAKAVEGVSKLEKMLGIWHAGKLFYALSSWGLALAGLYRTRTVLKLAAMGVRTSSKVILGAL; encoded by the exons ATGAAAGGCCCCGGCGCAATAGAGGTGGCCAAGACGGTTCTGGAGGTAGCCGACGTCGCCTGGACCGCCATGGAACACCACCAACACCATCATCACCATAACCAGGAACCAGCCGAGACGGAGACGGAGACCAATTCGGACGACCAATTGGAATCTCTACGATCGGAGAATCGGCGTCTTAGGAACTTGCTTGACCAGAATCTGAGGCTCCTTCAGGACCTCTCCGAATCCTCTTTTTCCTCCAACGATTGCCCTTCCGAT TTGTATGCCCGGCTCGTAGCAACGGTGGATTCTGAGCAGTTCTTGACTCGTCTCAGTTCCCTCCAGCAGGCATCGGTCAATGGGACTAGCAATGAATTTCCTTTCAAAGAGGCCTCAG TTGATGATGTGCACTCGGCTGAAGTTCTAGTCAAAGTTGACAACGAAGAGCCCAGCTGGTGGGTATGGGTCACAGATGAAATGGTGCCTAGCAATGTTGAGGAATGGAGCGGGATTGACAATGAAAGTTATATAGTTGTTAGCGAGGAGCATGTGGTGGATGGGGTTGCCAACTTTATGGCTAGATGCATTATGTCAAACCCTAGAGCTCGG AATTTAACACCAGAAGAGCTGCAAAAAA CTGTGGCAAAAGCAGTAGAAGGTGTCAGCAAACTGGAGAAGATGTTAGGTATATGGCATGCTGGGAAACTGTTTTATGCCTTGTCCTCCTGGGGACTTGCTCTAGCAGG GTTGTACAGGACTCGCACCGTATTGAAACTTGCTGCAATGGGTGTTCGCACAAGCAGCAAAGTCATTCTTGGGGCTCTCTAA